Part of the Microbacterium sp. Clip185 genome is shown below.
TGGGCTACTACGACGAGAGCCTCGAAACGGTGGAGGACTGGGAGTTCTATCTGAGGGTGACGGCGGTGCGTCCGCTCGGATTCCTGGCCGGAGAGCCGCTCGCGTTCTGGACGCAGCGGCCGGGCACCGTCGGCGCCGAGGCCAACAGCATGTTCGAACTGTCGGGTGCGCATGCGCGCGATGATGCGGCGGTGCGGGATGCGGCGCTGCGGGATTGGGTGGCGCGCAACGGGGCAGGGCTGCCGCTGTACCTCGCAGCGATGGAGCGGCGTCTTCGTGAGGAGTTCGCGCGTGAGCTGGAAGACCGGCTCGCCCGTCAGCGCGAGGAGATCGTCACGGCGATCTACGATCGGCACCCGGTGTGGCGGCGGCTGCGGCACCTGCGTCGCGGGCGCAAGGGACGTTGAAAGTGCTGAAGCCCCGTCTGCGTCGCCTTGTTCGGGCGCTCCGAGATGTGCCGGTGCTCGGACCCGCCGTCCGGGCTGGCGACCGGTTGTGGTGGTGGCGCGTCATTCGGCGTTCGAATCTCGTCGACGCAGGCTTCTACGCTGCGCAGCTCGGCGTCAGCGCGCTCCCGCGGGATGCGGCGATCGCGCACTATATCGTCATGGGCTTTCGCCGGGGGCTGAGCCTCAATCCGCTGTTCGACGAGATCCACGCAGGTGGGACGCTGCCGGAGGTCTTCCGTGTGCCCGCCCTTTACGCGTACCTGCTGAGCGACCGCCCGACCGTCCAGGTGCACCCGCTGTGGGATGCCGTGGCCTACGCACGAGCGAACCCGGGCGACCAGCAGGGGGCGCTGGAGGACGTCTGGCAGGCCCATGACACCCGCATCCTGCTGTCTGCGCCGGGAGCACGTCGCGAACTCACCGTCGCGCAACTGCGGCGCGAGGCGATCGGCGCTGCACGCGGGTGGCGCCGGGGTCGCTTTCCCCGCACGGCCGAGCTGGGATCGGAGAGCGAGATCGATCTCGTCCGTGTCGTGCAGGGCCGCGATCGAGGCTACGCGCGAAAGCTGGCTCAGGTCGCGGGTCTGGTCGCTGATGAGCGCCTCGCTGCGACGATCGCTCTGGTCGATGTCGATGCATCCCAGTGGGTGACGTCCGCTCTGATGGCAGGGGTGCAGCCGCGTGTCCGTTTTCGCTCGTATCCCGCGAAGACGATCTGGTCACGAGTCGTCGCCGATGCGACCGAGGGGGGGAGTGCTCCGCTTGTCGCCGTCCTTGATGCCCGCGGCTCGGTGACGGACGAGGAACTCGCGAAGCTGGTCGGGCGCGCCGAGACCGGCGTGTGCGTCGTCCCCGTGCACCGGGAGAGCGACGGTACCTCGTGTGGAGTGGGCATCGGGCGTGTGGACCTCGCTGGCGGCGACTGCGTCGTGCTCGGCGGTCACCCCCACGAGGACGTGTTGCGCCTTGGCGATCAGGTCGAGGTTCCGCGGCCATTGGGTCGCTCGTTCGTCATGCCTCGCGCGGCGACGCGGGCCGCTTTCGCCCGCCGATCGGTCGACGACCTTTCGGGCATCGCGTGGCAGAACATGCCCCGGTGCATCGCCCTTCCCGCCGTCGCTCCTGTGCTCGATGAACCCGAGTACGCGTTCCGACGCGGTCGGGGTAACGGGCGCCCGGTGCCCGTGCGCGTGTCCAGCGATGATCACCAACGGGTCGAGCACATCCTCGCCGAGGCCGGCTTCTCGGTACGTGGATGGCGCCTTGATCGGAGCACCGCCGTCCCCGTCCTCGAGGTACGCCGTCGTGACGTGTCGCAGCAGAGGTGGGCCATCAAGATCTGTTCGCCCGCGGGCAAGCGCGGCGAGGTGTGGGGAGACACACATTTCGCTCACGGTCTCGCCGCCGCACTTCGTCGTGCCGGACACATCGTCGTCATCGACGCTTTCGGCGCGGCTCGAAGGTCCACGGCCTACCTCGATGACGTCAACGTCGTCGTGCGTGGCCCGTACCGCATTCAGCCGCCGGCGACGGGAGTCAACCTGGAGTGGATCATCAGCCACCCTGATGAGATCACCCGGGCGGAGCTGGAGCAGTTCGACCGTGTCTTCGCCGCC
Proteins encoded:
- a CDS encoding glycosyltransferase family protein, with protein sequence MLGPAVRAGDRLWWWRVIRRSNLVDAGFYAAQLGVSALPRDAAIAHYIVMGFRRGLSLNPLFDEIHAGGTLPEVFRVPALYAYLLSDRPTVQVHPLWDAVAYARANPGDQQGALEDVWQAHDTRILLSAPGARRELTVAQLRREAIGAARGWRRGRFPRTAELGSESEIDLVRVVQGRDRGYARKLAQVAGLVADERLAATIALVDVDASQWVTSALMAGVQPRVRFRSYPAKTIWSRVVADATEGGSAPLVAVLDARGSVTDEELAKLVGRAETGVCVVPVHRESDGTSCGVGIGRVDLAGGDCVVLGGHPHEDVLRLGDQVEVPRPLGRSFVMPRAATRAAFARRSVDDLSGIAWQNMPRCIALPAVAPVLDEPEYAFRRGRGNGRPVPVRVSSDDHQRVEHILAEAGFSVRGWRLDRSTAVPVLEVRRRDVSQQRWAIKICSPAGKRGEVWGDTHFAHGLAAALRRAGHIVVIDAFGAARRSTAYLDDVNVVVRGPYRIQPPATGVNLEWIISHPDEITRAELEQFDRVFAASEPWAERAGERWGIAVEPLLECTDTDKFTPRGLARGDDIVFVGTARGIPRPSVVAPVRAGIDVKVYGPDWRPFVPASVITAESIDNEDLPARYETASIVLNDQWPAMRREGFIAMRPFDVVAVGGRVISEQVYGIEELFQGAVVTYRDPEHLVELLRADADTLFPNADRLKEISESVRREHSFDARAAVLAEAAKASRSGVDRIDR